DNA sequence from the Planifilum fimeticola genome:
CAAAGGGTTCGGCTTTGTCGTTCCCGATACCCCCGGAAAGCCGGATGTCTTTGTTCACCCCAACGATTTGAACGGAGCGATGGACGGAGATCTCGTCCTCGCCCGCCTGCAGGGGGGGAAGCGGGACGGCCTCCGGCCGGAAGGGGAGGTTGTGCGCATTCTCAAACGGGGGCGCACCTTTGTGGTGGGAACCTTCACGTCCCCTTCCCGCCATTTCGGCTTCGTCATTCCCGATGACCGAAGGCTTCCCGCGGACATCTTCATCCCGCCGGAGGGACGAAACGGCGCGAAGGAAGGGCAAAAGGTGGTGGTCCAGCTTCACCACTATCCCGACGCGCGGCACAGCGCCGAAGGGGTGGTGACGGAGATCCTGGGGCACAAGGATGACCCGGGGGTGGACATCCTGTCCATCATCCGCAAATATCAGCTGCCGGAGGAATTTCCCGAGGACGTGCTACGGGAGGCGGAACAGATTCCCGAAACCATCGATCCGAAGGAGCTCGAGGGACGCCGCGATCTGCGGGACCGGACGCTGGTCACCATCGACGGAGAGGATGCGAAGGATCTGGACGATGCCGTTTCCGTGGAACGGCTGCCTAACGGCCATTTCCGGCTCGGGGTGCACATCGCCGATGTGAGCTACTACGTGAAGGAAGGAAGCGCCCTGGACCGGGAAGCCTACCGGCGCGGTTGCAGCGTCTATCTGGTGGACCGGGTCATTCCGATGCTTCCCCCGCGCCTGTCCAACGGCATCTGCAGTCTCAATCCGCGGGTGGACCGGCTCACGATCACCTGCGATATGGAACTGAACGAACAGGGGGACGTGGTGGATTACAATATTTATCCCAGCGTGATCCGCACCCGGGAGCGGATGACCTACGACGCCGTGAAGCGCATTTTGGTGGATGAGGAGCCCGAACTGATCGAGCGCTACGAGCCCCTCGTCGACGATTTCCGGCTGATGGCCCGGCTCGCCAGGATTCTGCGTCAGCGGCGGATGAAGCGGGGAGCCATCGATTTCAACTTCAGCGAGGCGAAAATCAAGGTGGACGACCGGGGCAAACCGGTGGAAATCGTCCGCCGGCCGCGAACCATCGCCGAGTCGTTGATCGAAGAGTTCATGTTGGCGGCCAACGAGACGGTCGCCGCCCATTTCGCCCGTGCGGAGATCCCCTTCCTCTACCGGATCCACGAAAAGCCGGACACGGAGAAGCTGCAGTCCTTCTTCGAATTTATCACGCACTTCGGCTATTCGGTTCGGGGGCAGGCGGACAAGATCCGCCCCCGCGCCCTGCAGCAGCTCCTGGAGGAAATCGAGGGCAAGCCGGAGGAGACCTTGATCAGCACGGTGATGCTCCGTTCGATGAAGCAGGCCCGCTACGCGGCCGAGTGTCTGGGCCACTTCGGGCTGGCCGCCCGGTATTACACCCATTTCACCTCGCCGATCCGCCGGTATCCCGACCTGATGATTCACCGCATCATCCGCGAGGTGCTGACGGAGGAATTCTTCTCCCTGCAGCGAATCGATCAGCTGAACGCGCAGCTGCCGGAAACGGCCGATCAGGCGTCCAAGCGGGAGCGGATCGCCATCGAGGCGGAACGGGAGACGGATGATCTGAAGAAGGCCGAATTCATGATGGACCGGATCGGCGAAGAGTTCGAAGGGCTGATCAGCAGCGTCACCTCCTTCGGGATTTTCGTGGAGCTGGAAAACACCGTCGAAGGCATGGTTCATGTCAGCTACATGAACGACGACTATTACCATTACGACGAGGAGACCTACAGCCTTTACGGGGAGCGGACCGGAAAGGTGTACCGAATCGGAGACCGGGTGAAGGTGCGGGTGACCGGTGTCAACATCGACGAGCACAAGGTGGATTTCGAACTGGTCTCCAAGGAAGAAAAAGAGGACGAACCGGCGAAAACGGACAGGCGGGGCCGAAGGAAAGGAAAGCGCGGCCGCCTGCGGGAGCGGGAGGATGGAAAGCGAAAGCGGAAAAAGGGCAAGCGGAAGAAGCAAAAATGAGGCCGCTTTCGGGCGAGGGCATGCCCCGTCTTGTTGACAAACATCCACGCCGTTGCTATAGTAAGTGATGCGACTTTTCGGGGGAGGGGTGAGCACGGTGGCCAGGAACGGGATGAAGGTGATCGCCCGAAACAAAAAGGCGCTTCATGATTATCACATTGAGGATACCTATGAAGCCGGCATCGTGCTCACCGGGACGGAGATCAAGTCGATCCGGCAGGGACGGGTCAACCTGCGGGACAGCTTTGCCCGGATCGACAACGGGGAAGTGTTTCTCCTGAACATGCACATCAGCCCCTATGAACAGGGGAACCGCTTCAACCCCGATCCGACGCGGACGCGAAAGCTGCTCCTCCACAAGGAGGAGATCCGCAAGCTGATCGGTCTGACCCGGCAGAAGGGTTACACCCTGGTCCCGCTGGATGTCCACCTCCGCAACGGCTTCGCCAAGGTTCAGCTCGCCCTGGCCAAGGGGAAAAAGCAGTACGACAAGCGGGCGGACATCGCCAAGAGGGACGCCCAGCGGGAGATCGAGCGTCGGCTGAAGGATCGCCAGTTTCGTTAGCGCCCGCTCTGCCTTGGACAAATTTGCTTGCCACATTCCCCTTTACATTCTCCGTTTGCGGTGATATAATATCCAATGTCCATCGATTCCGGAATCCTGGGGGCGTTCATGGGATTCGACGGGGATCGATCGAGCGTCGGCAGCGAGCCGAGGGGCTGCGGCCTTCGTCAAAAACGCAGGTTGCCAAATGTAACTGGCAAACAAGAAAACTACGCTCTGGCTGCTTAATTCCAGCCAGGATCCGCTTTACCGTCGCCCGTGCGGTGTCGTCGGGTCTCAAACCTAGCGGGCTAGCCGACCGAAGTCGCCGCCGGTCGGAAGGCGAAACCAAGGCGGCTGGCCGGATGGAACGCCTGTCACTGGGCAGTCCGTGCGGCGAGATTTAGTACAGTGACTGCGCTCGGAGAAACCGGCGTGGCGAGGTCTCCGGACAGCGGTTCGACTCCGCTCGCCTCCACCAAAACATTTTCATTCGGTTATGCTGACGTAGCTCAGCTGGCAGAGCACTTCACTCGTAATGAAGGGGTCGGGGGTTCGAATCCCTCCGTCAGCACCACGAACAAAAACGCGGTTTCCGCTGGGAACCGCGTTTTTTATTTGTCGAATGGGGGAGCCGA
Encoded proteins:
- the rnr gene encoding ribonuclease R — encoded protein: MQKQAYKPMTLQELLETFGVEEDEDREQFQRLLAGMEAEGKIVRTRSKRYGVPERLNLVRGTLQGHPKGFGFVVPDTPGKPDVFVHPNDLNGAMDGDLVLARLQGGKRDGLRPEGEVVRILKRGRTFVVGTFTSPSRHFGFVIPDDRRLPADIFIPPEGRNGAKEGQKVVVQLHHYPDARHSAEGVVTEILGHKDDPGVDILSIIRKYQLPEEFPEDVLREAEQIPETIDPKELEGRRDLRDRTLVTIDGEDAKDLDDAVSVERLPNGHFRLGVHIADVSYYVKEGSALDREAYRRGCSVYLVDRVIPMLPPRLSNGICSLNPRVDRLTITCDMELNEQGDVVDYNIYPSVIRTRERMTYDAVKRILVDEEPELIERYEPLVDDFRLMARLARILRQRRMKRGAIDFNFSEAKIKVDDRGKPVEIVRRPRTIAESLIEEFMLAANETVAAHFARAEIPFLYRIHEKPDTEKLQSFFEFITHFGYSVRGQADKIRPRALQQLLEEIEGKPEETLISTVMLRSMKQARYAAECLGHFGLAARYYTHFTSPIRRYPDLMIHRIIREVLTEEFFSLQRIDQLNAQLPETADQASKRERIAIEAERETDDLKKAEFMMDRIGEEFEGLISSVTSFGIFVELENTVEGMVHVSYMNDDYYHYDEETYSLYGERTGKVYRIGDRVKVRVTGVNIDEHKVDFELVSKEEKEDEPAKTDRRGRRKGKRGRLREREDGKRKRKKGKRKKQK
- the smpB gene encoding SsrA-binding protein SmpB, whose protein sequence is MKVIARNKKALHDYHIEDTYEAGIVLTGTEIKSIRQGRVNLRDSFARIDNGEVFLLNMHISPYEQGNRFNPDPTRTRKLLLHKEEIRKLIGLTRQKGYTLVPLDVHLRNGFAKVQLALAKGKKQYDKRADIAKRDAQREIERRLKDRQFR